In Hydrogenovibrio marinus, a single genomic region encodes these proteins:
- a CDS encoding DODA-type extradiol aromatic ring-opening family dioxygenase, whose product MNAPTKAPVMFVSHGAPTYALDPGQAGATLKEALPDFIGVKGIILLSAHWISRGQEVMAAALPETIHDFGGFPDELYQIEYPAPGNPNLAEKVAHLMNNAGLNAQLNPSRGFDHGVWVPMMHLFPNADMPIVQVSINYNLSHPELFQVGKALAPLREEGYAIIGSGSLTHNLRDVRWGETDPLPYVLRFQEDIKRRLQNRDFDTLVNHAERIGDFTQAHPTDDHYLPLVIALGAVEETDDLRVLEGGIEFGALSMDSYLWH is encoded by the coding sequence ATGAACGCACCAACCAAAGCCCCCGTGATGTTTGTCAGTCATGGTGCACCAACCTACGCACTTGATCCGGGACAAGCCGGCGCAACACTGAAAGAAGCCTTACCGGATTTCATCGGTGTGAAAGGTATTATCCTACTGTCCGCTCATTGGATTTCCCGTGGACAAGAAGTGATGGCTGCTGCGCTCCCTGAAACCATTCATGATTTTGGCGGATTTCCTGATGAACTCTATCAAATTGAATACCCGGCTCCGGGCAACCCCAACCTGGCAGAAAAAGTTGCCCACCTGATGAATAACGCAGGGCTGAACGCACAACTAAACCCCTCAAGAGGATTTGATCACGGCGTATGGGTACCGATGATGCATCTTTTTCCAAATGCGGACATGCCTATTGTGCAAGTCTCCATTAACTACAACCTTTCGCACCCTGAACTGTTTCAAGTCGGTAAAGCGTTAGCACCCTTGCGTGAAGAAGGCTATGCCATCATCGGCTCTGGTAGCCTGACGCATAATTTACGTGACGTGCGTTGGGGCGAAACAGATCCTTTGCCTTATGTGCTACGTTTTCAGGAAGACATTAAGCGCCGTTTACAAAACCGGGATTTCGATACTTTGGTGAATCATGCGGAGCGCATTGGCGACTTTACCCAAGCGCACCCTACGGACGATCACTATTTGCCTTTGGTGATTGCATTAGGGGCAGTTGAGGAAACGGATGACCTTCGTGTTTTAGAAGGAGGAATTGAGTTCGGCGCCTTGTCCATGGATTCTTATTTGTGGCATTAA
- a CDS encoding tautomerase family protein → MPLIQITLPETALDESQQAQLAQQATDILLSLEGMATNPKARRLTWTYFQTHPKNAFYIGGEGNQPHPHYRVDVTVFAKTLTAEKKGALTRQLTDAVLDIEGSDHNMLNAARIWVMIHEIEEGNWGGAGQIYSMENLRKLLS, encoded by the coding sequence ATGCCTTTAATCCAGATTACCTTACCTGAAACCGCGTTGGATGAATCCCAGCAGGCGCAGCTTGCACAGCAAGCGACAGATATTCTACTCAGTTTGGAAGGGATGGCGACAAATCCTAAAGCCCGCCGCTTGACTTGGACGTATTTTCAGACACATCCCAAAAACGCTTTTTATATTGGCGGAGAAGGTAATCAACCACACCCTCACTATCGGGTTGATGTCACCGTTTTTGCCAAGACGCTCACTGCGGAAAAGAAAGGAGCCTTAACGCGTCAACTCACCGACGCGGTGTTGGACATTGAAGGTTCTGATCATAATATGCTAAATGCCGCCCGGATCTGGGTAATGATTCACGAAATTGAAGAAGGCAACTGGGGCGGTGCCGGACAAATTTATTCTATGGAGAATCTGAGAAAATTACTCAGTTAA
- a CDS encoding DUF6920 family protein — protein sequence MKPFLAVLLVALILVFFVWRSQTKWLQYTEEKTQQITNAPLKEQCVVNLSEVAALPPIVQKYFHLALTDNAPIIQKVHLIQAGGFRAKPELKDWSPMSAEQYFSTTLPGFVWKAKIQMLPGISIEVCDAYLKHHGQMKGNIAGIFPIINAHDRSELDQGALQRYLAEAVWFPTALLPSQGVEWKAIDDHKALATLSVGDTSVSLTFEFNTKGEIISAFAPDRYREVSGNFIPTPWKAKYANYASFSYYRVPSYGEVGWELPDQMYSYFKADIPQIEFE from the coding sequence ATGAAGCCATTTCTTGCCGTCTTATTGGTTGCTTTGATTTTGGTTTTCTTCGTTTGGCGCAGCCAAACCAAGTGGTTGCAATACACAGAAGAAAAAACCCAACAGATCACGAACGCCCCTTTAAAAGAGCAATGTGTGGTCAACTTATCTGAAGTGGCGGCACTACCGCCTATCGTACAGAAGTATTTTCACCTGGCCTTAACCGACAACGCTCCCATCATTCAAAAAGTACATTTGATTCAGGCGGGCGGTTTTCGCGCTAAACCAGAATTAAAAGACTGGTCTCCTATGTCTGCGGAACAATATTTTTCGACAACGCTACCTGGATTTGTTTGGAAAGCGAAAATCCAAATGCTGCCGGGAATCTCAATAGAAGTCTGTGACGCTTATTTGAAGCACCATGGGCAAATGAAAGGTAATATCGCCGGTATCTTTCCCATCATTAATGCCCATGACCGATCTGAACTTGATCAAGGCGCATTACAGCGTTATCTAGCGGAAGCAGTTTGGTTTCCCACCGCATTACTTCCCAGCCAAGGCGTGGAGTGGAAAGCTATTGATGACCATAAAGCCCTGGCAACACTATCGGTTGGAGACACAAGCGTGTCTCTGACATTCGAATTTAATACTAAAGGCGAAATCATCTCCGCCTTTGCACCTGATCGCTACCGAGAAGTCTCAGGCAATTTTATTCCCACACCGTGGAAAGCAAAGTACGCAAATTATGCATCATTCAGCTACTATCGCGTTCCTTCCTATGGCGAAGTCGGCTGGGAGTTACCCGACCAAATGTATTCTTACTTTAAAGCCGATATCCCCCAGATTGAATTTGAATAG